A stretch of the Acyrthosiphon pisum isolate AL4f chromosome A2, pea_aphid_22Mar2018_4r6ur, whole genome shotgun sequence genome encodes the following:
- the LOC100569154 gene encoding androgen-dependent TFPI-regulating protein, whose amino-acid sequence MCTMVLVNSGARQPPAAIVRLVVHGTLAWLYFHVMWMAGSVDWDSIEFPTISEVGKFMSFMLTMWTLIMHLGFFMIATVLDFFELMPKSVIIGKLVNKIREMNDFFFMTVMLPISICVCSGFWSAWVLFNDIIYPSAVNNVVPVFINHVSHTTPIFVVFIELCLCYHASPRVKPAIASLVTVETIYLSTMIMLRIQHGRWVYLLIDIYVNTIPKFIFVFSFLSYIVPIIFLVSCLRLNNYIWGLKTSGRISKDVSFQRNKKIT is encoded by the exons ATGTGCACGATGGTGTTGGTCAACAGCGGCGCCCGGCAACCGCCCGCGGCCATCGTCCGGCTCGTGGTCCACGGAACGCTGGCGTGGCTGTACTTCCACGTCATGTGGATGGCCGGCTCCGTGGACTGGGACTCGATCGAGTTCCCGACCATCAGCGAAGTGGGAAAGTTCATGTCGTTCATGCTTACGATGTGGACGCTA atcATGCATTTAGGATTTTTCATGATAGCTACAGTATTGGATTTTTTTGAATTGATGCCAAAGTCTGTCATTATCGGAAAACTGGTCAACAAAATTCGAGAGATGAATGACTTCTTTTTCATGACTGTGATGCTGCCAATATCTata tgCGTGTGTAGCGGATTTTGGTCAGCATGGGTATTATTTAACGACATTATTTATCCATCAGCTGTAAACAATGTCGTACCTGTATTTATCAATCACGTGTCACATACGACTCCTATTTTTGTTGTGTTTATTGAATTGTGTCTCTGTTACCATGCATCGCCGAGAGTGAAACCGGCCATTGCCAGTCTCGTCACCGTTGAAACTATTTACCTATCTAC GATGATCATGTTGCGAATTCAACACGGCAGATGGGTGTACTTACTGATCGACATTTACGTAAACACGATTCCAAAATTTATCTTTGTGTTTTCGTTCCTTAGTTACATCGTACCTATTATCTTCTTGGTCAGTTGTCTCAGATTGAATAACTATATCTGGG gTTTAAAAACTAGCGGACGCATTTCCAAAGACGTTTCTTTCcaacgtaataaaaaaattacgtgA